A genomic window from Actinomycetes bacterium includes:
- the thiL gene encoding thiamine-phosphate kinase translates to MALGEPGLVALGEFGLIERLTAGAVPGPGVEVGVGDDAAVLVPTPGRRLVVTTDVVVEGRHFDAALSAPEDWGWKAVAVNLSDVAAMGAEPRWLLVALTVPPAASVATLERVYAGLREACQEYGVALVGGDTSGGPVLSLAVTVVGEAGRVVTRSGARPGDRLAVTGPLGAAAAGLALLRLARGLDDLPAPGARGPGGPLAPGGRALGPDAREAAGELLARHPHLAAAHRRPRPQLAMGLRLAAGGATAMLDVSDGLAGDVLHLAAASGTGVEVHDAAVPLAAGVAEAAGLLGRDPVELALGGGEDFALAAALPRTADVGGVIDCGTFTGRPDRRVRLTGAGAALPLAGLAYDHFRS, encoded by the coding sequence GTGGCGCTCGGCGAGCCTGGCCTGGTGGCGCTCGGCGAGTTCGGGCTCATCGAGCGGCTGACCGCCGGGGCGGTTCCCGGCCCGGGGGTCGAGGTCGGCGTGGGCGACGACGCCGCCGTGCTCGTCCCCACCCCGGGCCGGCGGCTGGTGGTCACCACCGACGTGGTGGTCGAGGGCCGCCACTTCGACGCCGCGCTGTCCGCCCCGGAGGACTGGGGCTGGAAGGCGGTCGCGGTCAACCTGTCGGACGTCGCCGCGATGGGCGCCGAGCCGCGCTGGCTGCTGGTGGCCCTGACCGTGCCGCCGGCCGCGTCCGTGGCCACCCTCGAACGGGTCTACGCGGGCCTGCGCGAGGCCTGCCAGGAGTACGGGGTCGCCCTGGTCGGCGGCGACACCTCGGGGGGGCCGGTCCTGTCGCTGGCGGTCACCGTCGTCGGCGAGGCCGGGCGGGTCGTCACCCGGTCCGGCGCCCGCCCCGGCGACCGGCTGGCCGTCACCGGACCCCTGGGCGCGGCCGCCGCCGGCCTGGCCCTGCTCCGGCTCGCCCGCGGGCTGGACGACCTGCCGGCTCCGGGTGCCCGCGGGCCCGGCGGCCCACTCGCTCCGGGTGGCCGGGCGCTGGGCCCGGATGCCCGCGAGGCGGCGGGGGAGCTGCTCGCGCGCCATCCCCACCTGGCTGCCGCCCACCGCCGGCCCCGGCCGCAGCTTGCCATGGGGCTGCGCCTGGCCGCCGGCGGCGCCACCGCCATGCTCGACGTGTCCGACGGGCTCGCCGGCGACGTGCTCCACCTCGCCGCCGCGTCCGGCACGGGTGTCGAGGTCCACGACGCGGCCGTGCCGCTCGCCGCCGGGGTGGCCGAGGCCGCGGGCCTGCTCGGCCGCGACCCGGTCGAGCTCGCCCTGGGCGGCGGCGAGGACTTCGCCCTCGCCGCCGCCCTGCCCCGCACCGCCGACGTGGGCGGGGTGATCGACTGCGGCACCTTCACGGGCCGCCCCGACCGCCGCGTGCGCCTCACCGGCGCCGGCGCCGCCCTCCCCCTGGCCGGCCTCGCCTACGACCACTTCCGGTCCTGA
- a CDS encoding phosphoenolpyruvate carboxykinase — MPSSPPQDLDLVAKSVAFCPSEEELRAFTDAMPQARQTRYGNVNVKTKVLARSKGSTYIVTDRPEEHSDQTVSREEGARIAAVQDDYIKRHDMVVVDGFVGHAGEYRTPARLIIEKANSNIAGMQRFLYYDPVDDGGASHDPEITIVYTPNLSMTGYPDDRVIAVDLEEGVTRVLNSDYFGESKKGGLRMWNKRVYEGGGLAMHAGCKVIPTSDGRRTMLIVGLSGTGKTTTTFTKQNGSQAVQDDFIGLFPGGRIVSTEDGCFAKTFALSAEDEPAIHGAVTKPDAYLENVSQHGEEIDFFDESYTKNGRAVFNMRSIDNWPAGEVPAASFLLILNRNDNIIPGVARLNVEQAAGYFMLGETQGTSAGGKAEEGKALRVPGTNPFYPLRHEQQGNRLAELLESHPLEVYLLNTGRVGGNDGDDRSKKIRIPHSSAIVKGIAEGSITWDGDPDFGYQVASAVPGIDDEEILQPRRLYERQRRMDEYRRQVERLKAERAEYLAGFPGLDEAIVKAVT, encoded by the coding sequence ATGCCGAGCTCGCCCCCACAGGACCTCGACCTCGTCGCCAAGTCCGTCGCGTTCTGCCCCAGCGAGGAGGAGCTGCGGGCCTTCACCGACGCGATGCCGCAGGCCAGGCAGACCAGGTACGGCAACGTCAACGTCAAGACGAAGGTCTTGGCCAGGTCCAAGGGGTCGACCTACATCGTCACCGACCGGCCCGAGGAGCACTCCGACCAGACGGTCAGCCGGGAGGAGGGCGCCCGCATCGCCGCCGTCCAGGACGACTACATCAAGCGCCACGACATGGTGGTGGTCGACGGCTTCGTGGGCCACGCCGGCGAGTACCGCACCCCGGCCCGTCTGATCATCGAGAAGGCCAACTCGAACATCGCCGGGATGCAGCGCTTCCTCTACTACGACCCGGTCGACGACGGCGGCGCGTCCCACGACCCCGAGATCACCATCGTCTACACCCCCAACCTCTCCATGACCGGCTACCCGGACGACCGGGTGATCGCGGTCGACCTCGAGGAGGGGGTGACGCGGGTCCTCAACTCCGACTACTTCGGTGAGTCGAAAAAGGGCGGCCTGCGCATGTGGAACAAGCGGGTCTACGAGGGCGGCGGCCTCGCCATGCACGCCGGCTGCAAGGTGATCCCGACCTCCGACGGCCGCAGGACCATGCTGATCGTCGGCCTGTCGGGCACCGGCAAGACCACCACGACGTTCACCAAGCAGAACGGCTCCCAGGCGGTCCAGGACGACTTCATCGGCCTGTTCCCGGGCGGGAGGATCGTCTCCACCGAGGACGGCTGCTTCGCCAAGACGTTCGCGCTCTCGGCCGAGGACGAGCCCGCCATCCACGGGGCGGTCACCAAGCCCGACGCCTACCTCGAGAACGTCTCCCAGCACGGCGAGGAGATCGACTTCTTCGACGAGTCCTACACCAAGAACGGCCGGGCCGTTTTCAACATGCGCTCGATCGACAACTGGCCGGCCGGCGAGGTACCCGCGGCGTCGTTCCTGCTCATCCTCAACCGCAACGACAACATCATCCCGGGGGTGGCCAGGCTCAACGTCGAGCAGGCGGCCGGCTACTTCATGCTCGGGGAGACCCAGGGCACATCGGCCGGGGGCAAGGCCGAGGAGGGCAAGGCCCTGCGCGTGCCCGGCACGAACCCGTTCTACCCGCTGCGCCACGAGCAGCAGGGCAACCGGCTGGCCGAGCTGCTCGAGTCCCATCCGCTCGAGGTCTACCTGCTGAACACCGGCCGGGTCGGCGGCAACGACGGCGACGACCGCTCCAAGAAGATCCGCATCCCGCACTCGTCGGCCATCGTGAAGGGCATCGCCGAGGGCTCGATCACCTGGGACGGCGACCCGGACTTCGGCTACCAGGTGGCCTCGGCCGTGCCCGGCATCGACGACGAGGAGATCCTGCAGCCGCGCCGGCTGTACGAGCGCCAGCGCCGCATGGACGAGTACCGCAGGCAGGTCGAGCGCCTGAAGGCCGAGCGGGCCGAGTACCTGGCCGGCTTCCCCGGCCTCGACGAGGCGATCGTGAAGGCGGTCACCTGA
- a CDS encoding phosphoribosyltransferase family protein, with translation MFADRAEAGDRLAEVLAERVVEPVVILGIPRGGVVVAARVARRLGAVLDVVVPRKLGAPGNPELAVGAVADGIEAVDHDAVRRLRLDPAALRAEIARQREEVTRRTAAYRGDRPPPPLAGRTAVLVDDGVATGWTCIAAAGWCRHAGAGRVVLAVPVGPPGLGRRLGRAVDEVVVLETPERYVAVGQAFADFPQVTDDEVLDCLRKGERPRG, from the coding sequence TTGTTCGCCGACCGGGCCGAGGCCGGCGACCGGCTGGCCGAGGTCCTTGCCGAGCGTGTCGTCGAACCGGTCGTGATCCTCGGGATCCCGCGGGGCGGGGTGGTCGTGGCCGCCCGGGTGGCGCGCCGGCTCGGGGCGGTCCTCGACGTCGTGGTGCCGAGGAAGCTCGGAGCGCCCGGCAACCCGGAGCTGGCCGTCGGCGCGGTCGCCGACGGGATCGAGGCGGTCGACCACGACGCAGTGCGGCGACTGCGGCTCGACCCGGCCGCGCTGCGGGCCGAGATCGCCCGGCAGCGGGAAGAGGTCACCCGGCGCACCGCCGCCTACCGCGGCGACCGCCCCCCGCCTCCGCTCGCCGGGCGCACCGCCGTCCTGGTCGACGACGGCGTGGCCACCGGCTGGACCTGCATCGCTGCGGCGGGCTGGTGCCGCCATGCAGGCGCGGGCCGGGTCGTGCTCGCGGTGCCGGTCGGGCCGCCGGGGCTCGGGCGCCGGCTCGGCCGGGCCGTCGACGAGGTGGTGGTGCTCGAGACGCCGGAGCGGTACGTCGCCGTGGGCCAGGCGTTCGCCGACTTCCCGCAGGTCACCGACGACGAAGTGCTTGACTGCCTCCGAAAGGGGGAACGACCCCGAGGGTAA
- a CDS encoding Lrp/AsnC ligand binding domain-containing protein, translating into MVTAYILIQTEVGKAAQVAKEIAEIKGVQQAEDVTGPYDVIVRAEASNVDDLGKLVVARVQAVDGITRTLTCPVVHL; encoded by the coding sequence GTGGTGACGGCGTACATCTTGATCCAGACCGAAGTGGGCAAGGCGGCCCAGGTCGCCAAGGAGATTGCTGAGATCAAGGGCGTGCAGCAGGCCGAGGACGTGACCGGGCCGTACGACGTCATCGTCAGGGCCGAGGCCAGCAACGTCGACGACCTGGGCAAGCTCGTGGTTGCCCGCGTGCAGGCGGTGGACGGCATCACCCGGACCCTGACCTGCCCGGTGGTGCACCTGTAG
- the serC gene encoding phosphoserine transaminase encodes MTRAPSTLSLPAGLRPRDGRFGSGPSKVRPEAVAALAKAAPTYLGTSHRQAGVRDMVARLKAGLAELFGLPAGYEVVLGNGGSTVFWDVAAFSLIERRSQHLVFGEFSAKFAAAAAAPHLASPEIVESPYGTHPEPRANPEVDLYALTQNETSTGVAMPVRRLPRADGLVCVDATSGAGGLPVDPAEFDVYYFAPQKSFGSDGGLWVAILSPAALDRSAAVAASGRHVPASLSLPVAIESSRADQTLNTPALATLFLFVHQLDWLREQGGLDWAVKRCDESATVVYGWAEARPYAQPFVADPAERSHTVATVDFDERVDAAAVARVLRANGIVDTEPYRKLGRNQLRIGMFPAIDPDDLETLTSAIDYVVEAFGHIA; translated from the coding sequence ATGACCCGAGCGCCCAGCACCCTCTCCCTCCCGGCCGGGCTGCGCCCGCGCGACGGGCGCTTCGGCTCCGGCCCGTCCAAGGTCCGCCCCGAGGCGGTCGCTGCCCTGGCCAAGGCCGCGCCCACCTACCTCGGCACCAGCCACCGGCAGGCCGGTGTGCGCGACATGGTGGCCAGGCTCAAGGCCGGGCTCGCCGAGCTGTTCGGCCTGCCCGCCGGGTACGAGGTCGTCCTCGGCAACGGCGGGTCCACCGTGTTCTGGGACGTGGCCGCGTTCTCGCTGATCGAGCGGCGCAGCCAGCACCTGGTGTTCGGCGAGTTCTCGGCCAAGTTCGCCGCCGCCGCGGCAGCGCCCCACCTGGCCTCGCCCGAGATCGTCGAGAGCCCCTACGGCACCCATCCCGAGCCCCGGGCCAACCCCGAGGTCGACCTGTATGCGCTGACCCAGAACGAGACGTCGACCGGGGTCGCCATGCCGGTCCGCCGGCTCCCCCGGGCGGACGGGCTGGTCTGCGTCGACGCGACCTCGGGCGCGGGCGGCCTCCCGGTCGACCCGGCCGAGTTCGACGTCTACTACTTCGCCCCGCAGAAGAGCTTCGGCTCCGACGGCGGGCTGTGGGTGGCGATCCTGTCGCCCGCCGCCCTCGACCGGTCCGCGGCCGTGGCCGCGTCGGGCCGCCACGTGCCCGCCTCGCTCAGCCTGCCCGTCGCGATCGAGAGCTCGAGGGCCGACCAGACCCTCAACACCCCGGCCCTGGCCACCCTGTTCCTCTTCGTCCACCAGCTGGACTGGCTGCGCGAGCAGGGCGGCCTGGACTGGGCCGTGAAGCGTTGCGACGAGTCGGCGACGGTCGTCTACGGCTGGGCCGAGGCGCGCCCGTACGCCCAGCCGTTCGTGGCCGACCCGGCCGAGCGGAGCCACACGGTGGCCACCGTCGACTTCGACGAGCGGGTCGACGCGGCCGCGGTGGCCAGGGTGCTGCGCGCCAACGGCATCGTCGACACCGAGCCCTACCGGAAGCTCGGCCGCAACCAGCTCCGGATCGGCATGTTCCCGGCGATCGACCCGGACGACCTGGAGACGCTCACCAGCGCGATCGACTACGTCGTCGAGGCCTTCGGCCACATAGCGTGA
- a CDS encoding pyridoxal phosphate-dependent aminotransferase: MPMPRISRRVGAIAESATLAIDAKAKALKAAGEDVIGFGAGEPDFPTPAHVVEAAAAACREPRHHRYTPTAGLPELRAAVAAKTARDSGYQVEAGQVLVTNGAKQAVFEAFATLLDPDDEVLLPAPYWVTYPEAITLAGGVPVVVPTGAEAGFRATVEQLEAARSPRTKALLFVSPSNPTGAVYPRDEVEAIGRWAAESGVWVVTDEIYEHLVYGDNQFHSMPVLVPELADRCVVVNGVAKTFAMTGWRVGWMVAPTDVVKATANLQSHATSNVCNVAQAAALTAVSGDLACAAEMRAAFDRRRRRIHELLAAIPGVACTEPQGAFYAFPSLQGVLGRELRGRTPASTLELVEVILDEARVAIVPGEAFGAPGYARLSYALGDDDLVEGVTRIAQLLEEAKVSSG; this comes from the coding sequence ATGCCCATGCCACGGATCTCCCGGCGCGTCGGCGCCATCGCCGAGTCGGCCACCCTCGCCATCGACGCCAAGGCCAAGGCGCTCAAGGCGGCCGGCGAGGACGTGATCGGCTTCGGCGCGGGCGAGCCCGACTTCCCCACCCCCGCCCACGTGGTCGAGGCCGCCGCGGCCGCCTGCCGCGAGCCCCGCCACCACCGCTACACCCCCACCGCGGGCCTGCCCGAGCTGCGCGCGGCGGTCGCCGCCAAGACCGCCCGGGACTCCGGCTACCAGGTCGAGGCCGGCCAGGTGCTGGTCACCAACGGCGCCAAGCAGGCGGTCTTCGAGGCGTTCGCGACCCTGCTCGACCCGGATGACGAGGTGCTGCTGCCCGCGCCCTACTGGGTCACCTACCCGGAGGCGATCACCCTCGCCGGCGGCGTGCCCGTGGTGGTCCCCACCGGCGCCGAGGCCGGGTTCCGGGCCACGGTCGAGCAGCTCGAGGCGGCACGCAGCCCCCGGACCAAGGCCCTGCTGTTCGTGTCGCCGTCCAACCCGACCGGGGCGGTCTACCCGCGTGACGAGGTCGAGGCGATCGGGCGCTGGGCGGCCGAGTCCGGCGTGTGGGTGGTGACCGACGAGATCTACGAACACCTGGTGTACGGCGACAACCAGTTCCACTCCATGCCGGTGCTGGTGCCCGAGCTGGCCGACCGGTGCGTCGTGGTCAACGGCGTGGCCAAGACCTTCGCGATGACCGGCTGGCGGGTGGGCTGGATGGTGGCCCCGACCGACGTGGTCAAGGCGACCGCCAACCTCCAGTCCCACGCGACCTCCAACGTCTGCAACGTCGCTCAGGCCGCGGCCCTGACCGCGGTCTCGGGCGACCTGGCCTGCGCGGCCGAGATGCGGGCCGCCTTCGACCGGCGCCGCCGCCGCATCCACGAGCTGCTCGCCGCCATCCCAGGCGTCGCGTGCACCGAGCCGCAGGGTGCCTTCTACGCGTTCCCGTCGCTGCAAGGGGTGCTCGGCCGCGAACTGCGCGGCCGCACCCCGGCCAGCACGCTGGAGCTGGTCGAGGTGATCCTCGACGAGGCCAGGGTCGCGATCGTGCCCGGCGAGGCCTTCGGGGCGCCGGGGTACGCGCGCCTGTCCTACGCGCTCGGCGACGACGACCTCGTCGAAGGGGTCACCCGCATCGCCCAGCTGCT